In Vigna angularis cultivar LongXiaoDou No.4 chromosome 8, ASM1680809v1, whole genome shotgun sequence, one DNA window encodes the following:
- the LOC128193522 gene encoding uncharacterized protein LOC128193522: MAFSNSTTDYLSNPANPLFLHPGENPALILVTPPLSDNNYQQWRHDMLVALETKNKEKFVLGTIPCPPADDILHEAWKRCNKMVISWLTRSMTLPIKQSVMWMESAYEIWIDLLQRFSHGDKFRIADLQEAIHSCKQGDSTVSQYYTRLQIIWKELSLYQTILVCTCHSPCNCGLLIKIQQDCNDDSVIKFLRGLNDEFSSVRSQIMLMEPMPNLTKTFSLILQQEREFHNSSSQTPQDSMANFNSYDPQHKPYKTDRSGAFSGRGRGHTTKFGGRSKYCDHCKRTNHTSDNCWIKYGLPQGYKPVIKPHLAISNSSANMTNGDSHTSTDTSNDDSSADKTQPQYAFSQDQYNAILGLLKQSQSPTTREASVNQCTPQSSDGYLPDDWSS; this comes from the exons ATGGCTTTCTCCAATTCTACCACCGATTATCTTTCCAATCCTGCTAATCCTCTGTTTCTGCATCCCGGTGAGAATCCAGCTCTTATTCTTGTCACTCCTCCTCTTTCTGACAACAACTATCAACAATGGCGCCATGATATGCTCGTTGCTCTGGAAaccaagaataaagaaaaattcgTTCTTGGCACTATTCCTTGCCCTCCTGCTGATGATATTCTTCACGAAGCCTGGAAACGTTGTAACAAGATGGTGATTTCATGGCTGACACGATCCATGACGCTTCCTATTAAACAATCTGTTATGTGGATGGAATCTGCCTATGAGATTTGGATTGATCTTCTTCAACGTTTTTCTCATGGTGATAAGTTTCGTATTGCTGATCTTCAAGAAGCCATTCATTCTTGCAAACAAGGTGATTCCACTGTATCTCAGTATTATACTCGTCTTCAAATAATTTGGAAAGAGCTTTCTCTATATCAAACCATTCTTGTCTGTACCTGTCATTCTCCTTGCAATTGTGGATTATTAATCAAGATTCAACAAGATTGCAATGATGATTCTGTAATCAAGTTTCTCCGTGGGTTAAATGATGAATTCTCTTCTGTACGTTCCCAAATCATGCTAATGGAACCCATGCCGAATCTTAccaaaactttttctttgatCCTTCAACAAGAACGTGAATTTCATAATTCGTCCTCACAAACTCCACAAGATTCTATGGCCAATTTCAATTCTTACGATCCTCAACACAAGCCTTATAAGACCGATCGTTCTGGTGCTTTTTCTGGTCGTGGACGAGGACACACTACTAAATTTGGTGGTCGTTCTAAATActgtgatcattgcaaaagaactAATCATACTTCTGATAATTGTTGGATCAAATATGGCCTTCCTCAAGGTTATAAACCCGTCATCAAACCTCATTTAGCTATCTCCAATTCTTCTGCCAACATGACTAATGGTGATTCACACACCTCCACTGATACTTCTAATGATGATTCTTCTGCTGATAAAACTCAACCTCAATACGCTTTTTCTCAAGATCAGTATAACGCCATTCTTGGTTTATTGAAACAATCTCAATCTCCTACTACTAGGGAGGCCAGTGTTAATCAATGCACTCCACAGTCATCAg ATGGATACTTACCAGACGATTGGAGTAGCTAA
- the LOC108320296 gene encoding type I inositol polyphosphate 5-phosphatase 4 yields MEVENQKARKYHHRLRNWFNSKQKEEDRPSSFSLNEIQDGAEDESDDYEGNLSLRSLELDPCISTNELRIFVGTWNVAGRSPVGSLAVDLDEWLNLKNAADIYVLGFQEIVPLKTLTVIGAEDPAVATSWNQLIGKTLNAKFGCPWMTPVLNSSSLLACDDNCYQYVENPNTRGGNSNNDKYTLVASKKMVGVFISVWLREEVLRKYSVSNVRVCSVACGVMGYLGNKGSVAVSMSIEGTSFCFVAAHLASGEKKGDEGRRNHQVAEIFRRTSFSRTTKDHHYPLSILGHDRIFWFGDLNYRLYLEDNFARHLIRKQDWKALQEFDQLQKELEEGGVFEGWKEGDIEFAPTYKYSSSTTNRYCGSLPNRSGEKQRTPAWCDRILWYGKGVEQLNYFRSESKFSDHRPVSALFSTQIEIKSSSRGLMELQNIPQTVLNPKNGMNRGEEDGKSSLLSLLTKNVLDANTNFRLKG; encoded by the exons ATGGAGGTGGAGAATCAGAAGGCAAGAAAGTATCATCACAGGCTCCGCAATTGGTTCAACAGCAAGCAGAAGGAAGAAGACAGGCCTTCATCATTCAGTTTGAACGAGATTCAAG ATGGAGCAGAAGATGAGAGTGATGACTATGAGGGCAACCTTTCCCTTCGCTCATTGGAATTGGATCCATGCATTTCAACAAATGAACTAAG GATCTTTGTTGGTACATGGAATGTTGCTGGTAGATCCCCTGTAGGAAGTTTGGCTGTTGACTTGGACGAGTGGTTGAATCTCAAGAATGCTGCAGATATATACGTTCTTGG GTTTCAAGAGATTGTACCTTTGAAGACCTTAACTGTGATAGGAGCAGAGGATCCAGCAGTGGCAACAAGCTGGAACCAGTTAATAGGAAAAACACTGAATGCCAAGTTTGGATGCCCTTGGATGACACCAGTGCTGAATTCTTCATCACTGCTAGCATGTGATGACAATTGTTATCAGTATGTGGAGAATCCAAACACCAGAGGTGGCAACAGCAACAATGACAAGTACACACTAGTGGCCAGCAAGAAGATGGTTGGAGTGTTCATAAGTGTGTGGCTGAGGGAAGAGGTGTTGAGGAAGTATAGTGTCTCAAATGTGAGAGTGTGCTCAGTGGCATGTGGGGTGATGGGGTACTTGGGAAACAAAGGATCAGTGGCAGTTAGCATGTCAATTGAAGGGAcaagtttttgttttgtagCAGCACACTTAGCATCTGGTGAGAAGAAGGGTGATGAAGGGAGAAGGAACCATCAGGTAGCAGAGATTTTTAGGAGAACCTCTTTTTCTAGGACCACAAAAGACCATCATTATCCTCTATCCATCTTAGGCCATGA CCGAATATTCTGGTTTGGAGACCTCAACTATAGGCTATACTTGGAGGATAATTTTGCTAGGCATCTGATAAGGAAACAAGATTGGAAGGCATTGCAAGAGTTTGATCAACTCCAGAAAGAACTAGAAGAAGGTGGAGTGTTTGAGGGTTGGAAAGAAGGTGATATAGAATTTGCCCCAACATATAAATACTCATCTTCCACTACCAATAGATACTGTGGTAGCCTCCCAAACAGATCAGGGGAAAAACAAAGAACTCCAGCATG GTGTGACAGAATTCTATGGTATGGCAAAGGAGTGGAGCAACTTAACTATTTCAGGAGTGAAAGCAAGTTCTCTGATCATCGTCCAGTTTCAGCACTTTTCTCTACACAGATTGAAATCAAATCATCAAGCAGAGGACTTATGGAGTTGCAGAATATCCCTCAAACAGTGTTGAACCCCAAGAAT GGGATGAACAGAGGAGAAGAAGATGGAAAATCTTCCTTATTGTCACTGTTAACCAAGAATGTACTAGATGCTAACACAAACTTTAGATTAAAGGGTTGA